Proteins encoded in a region of the Melioribacteraceae bacterium genome:
- a CDS encoding exodeoxyribonuclease VII small subunit: MSKKKETSFENSLQRLQEISDLLEKGEVGLEESIKLYEEGINLAKICYGTLKDAELKVTEIKKQLESGLQE; this comes from the coding sequence ATGTCTAAGAAAAAAGAAACATCTTTCGAAAATTCCCTTCAAAGATTACAGGAAATATCCGACCTCCTGGAAAAAGGTGAGGTTGGTCTTGAAGAATCGATTAAATTATATGAAGAGGGAATTAATTTGGCTAAAATTTGTTATGGTACATTAAAGGATGCCGAATTGAAGGTTACCGAAATTAAAAAACAACTTGAATCGGGATTACAGGAATAA
- the dxs gene encoding 1-deoxy-D-xylulose-5-phosphate synthase: protein MELDKSKYKVLFDIDSPADIRKLALPELKTLCSEIREYMVDVISQIGGHFGGGLGTVELTVALHRVFNTPDDQIVWDTGHQAYPHKIVTGRRDQLGTIRRLNGISGFLKRSESEYDSFGAGHASTSISAALGMAVASDINKSNKKVVAVIGDGAMTGGMAYEAMNNSGMLKSNLIVVLNDNQMSIAPNVWQVSKYFTEMISHPEYNRFKGAIWDLTGKLDNFGDRIRKVAVRVEHGIKAIVTPGMLFEALGFRYFGPVNGHNINQLVKLFEQVRELNGPILVHVLSEKGKGYKPAEGHSQRLHASTPFDKITGQAIKKGSAPQSYTSIFGNALVEVAKNNPKVIGITAAMPDGTGLDILQKELPDRYYDVGIAEEHAVTFAAGMATQGIIPVVAIYSTFLQRGFDQIIHDVALQKLHVVFVLDRAGLVGADGPTHHGTFDLSYLRMIPGMIIMSPKDEAELRDMLYTAVNYKKGPVAIRYPRGSALGVPLKDGFEELQLAKSELIKSGEDIAILAVGNMVEYAGKAAQLLIEKEISPEIINMRFVKPLDTERLDEIASRFDKIITIEENSIVGGFGSAIAEYFTDKNFKNNILRIGLPDYFIDHGTQEELHKIIGIDPEGISLKIREFCNNLGTKKEVLT from the coding sequence GTGGAATTAGATAAGTCCAAATACAAAGTTCTGTTTGATATCGATTCTCCTGCAGATATCAGGAAATTAGCGCTACCCGAATTAAAAACTCTCTGCTCCGAAATTAGAGAGTATATGGTGGATGTAATTTCCCAGATAGGAGGACACTTCGGTGGCGGCCTTGGAACAGTAGAACTAACTGTTGCTCTTCATCGCGTTTTCAATACTCCGGATGATCAGATTGTATGGGATACCGGACACCAGGCCTATCCACATAAAATTGTTACCGGAAGACGCGATCAGCTGGGAACTATCAGACGATTGAACGGAATTAGCGGATTTCTAAAACGCTCTGAGAGCGAATACGACTCATTCGGTGCTGGTCATGCTTCAACATCTATTTCTGCCGCTCTTGGAATGGCCGTTGCAAGCGATATAAATAAATCGAATAAAAAAGTTGTTGCTGTAATAGGCGACGGCGCTATGACCGGAGGTATGGCCTACGAAGCGATGAATAATTCCGGCATGCTTAAAAGCAACCTTATAGTTGTTCTGAATGATAACCAGATGTCTATTGCCCCGAATGTATGGCAGGTATCCAAATATTTTACCGAAATGATTTCGCATCCCGAATACAACAGATTCAAAGGTGCTATATGGGATCTCACTGGAAAGCTCGATAACTTCGGCGACCGTATCCGCAAAGTCGCTGTTAGAGTTGAACACGGTATTAAAGCTATTGTAACACCGGGAATGCTTTTCGAAGCTCTCGGATTCCGGTACTTCGGTCCGGTGAATGGCCACAACATAAATCAACTGGTAAAACTGTTTGAACAGGTAAGAGAATTAAACGGGCCTATACTGGTTCATGTTTTAAGTGAAAAAGGAAAAGGATATAAACCTGCCGAAGGACACTCTCAAAGACTTCACGCTTCTACTCCGTTTGATAAAATTACCGGTCAGGCAATTAAAAAAGGAAGTGCGCCTCAGTCGTATACATCCATTTTCGGGAATGCTCTCGTTGAAGTTGCAAAGAATAATCCCAAAGTAATCGGAATAACTGCGGCTATGCCGGATGGTACCGGTCTCGATATCCTCCAGAAAGAATTGCCGGATCGTTATTATGATGTAGGAATAGCTGAAGAGCATGCTGTTACGTTCGCTGCGGGTATGGCTACACAGGGAATTATCCCTGTTGTTGCTATCTATTCTACTTTCCTTCAGAGAGGATTCGACCAGATAATTCACGATGTGGCATTACAAAAGCTTCATGTGGTTTTCGTTCTCGATAGAGCCGGCCTTGTCGGTGCCGATGGCCCTACTCATCACGGTACATTCGACCTTTCTTATCTCCGTATGATACCGGGTATGATTATTATGTCTCCTAAAGACGAAGCTGAATTGCGTGACATGCTCTATACTGCGGTTAATTATAAAAAAGGTCCGGTTGCTATCAGGTATCCTCGCGGATCTGCTCTCGGTGTCCCTTTAAAAGACGGATTTGAAGAATTACAACTGGCTAAGAGTGAGCTGATAAAAAGCGGCGAGGATATTGCAATCCTTGCTGTAGGAAATATGGTTGAGTATGCCGGGAAAGCTGCTCAGCTGCTTATTGAAAAGGAGATTAGTCCGGAAATAATTAATATGAGATTTGTAAAACCTCTTGATACGGAACGTCTGGATGAAATTGCTTCACGATTCGATAAAATAATAACAATTGAAGAGAATAGTATTGTCGGAGGCTTCGGTTCTGCTATTGCAGAATATTTCACTGATAAGAACTTTAAAAACAATATTCTTAGAATCGGATTACCCGATTACTTCATCGATCATGGAACACAGGAAGAGCTTCATAAAATAATCGGAATTGATCCGGAAGGAATTTCTCTGAAGATCAGGGAATTTTGTAATAATCTCGGTACTAAAAAAGAGGTGCTAACCTGA
- a CDS encoding Gfo/Idh/MocA family oxidoreductase, with translation MEKTKVGVIGLGGIAQLVHLPIISRLETVKLVSVAEINKNKLKTAGEKYSGVRPYADYKEMIVNEDLDAVIISTPTDTHEEIALACLESKKNVLIEKPVARNFREAKEIAQAAKKVKKVAMVGMNSRFRPDTMLLRSIINSGELGDLFYINCSWLRRKSSAQKWFVNKNLSGGGVIIDLGIVILDLALWMMGQDQIHSVSVQKFDHTKDKIEDSAIGMIRFQDGKVINFEVSWELYSSTDSFNLTVHGTKGTACINPLRIFKKTESSHIDYSPNKNSNIQNLFRKSYENELRHFIGAVREGAPVISSVDESLTRMKLLEALYKSAEHQKEIKL, from the coding sequence ATGGAAAAGACCAAAGTTGGTGTTATCGGATTAGGGGGTATTGCACAGCTGGTTCACCTTCCAATAATTTCCCGGCTCGAAACCGTTAAGCTCGTGTCTGTTGCAGAGATTAATAAGAACAAGCTTAAGACCGCAGGTGAAAAATATTCCGGTGTCCGTCCATACGCAGATTATAAAGAAATGATTGTGAATGAGGATCTGGACGCGGTTATAATCTCAACACCGACCGATACTCACGAGGAAATTGCTCTGGCCTGCCTTGAAAGTAAAAAAAATGTTTTAATTGAAAAACCGGTTGCCAGAAATTTCAGAGAAGCCAAAGAAATTGCTCAGGCTGCAAAAAAAGTTAAAAAAGTTGCAATGGTTGGGATGAACTCGCGCTTCCGGCCGGATACTATGCTCTTGCGTAGTATTATAAACAGTGGTGAACTCGGTGATCTTTTTTATATAAATTGCAGCTGGCTCAGACGGAAGAGCAGTGCACAAAAATGGTTTGTTAATAAAAACCTCTCCGGCGGCGGGGTTATAATCGATCTCGGTATTGTAATACTCGATCTTGCCCTCTGGATGATGGGCCAGGATCAGATTCATTCGGTCTCAGTTCAGAAATTCGACCATACTAAAGATAAAATAGAAGACTCGGCAATCGGTATGATCCGGTTCCAGGACGGGAAAGTGATAAACTTTGAAGTTAGCTGGGAACTCTATTCAAGTACAGATAGCTTCAACCTTACTGTCCATGGTACTAAAGGTACAGCGTGCATTAATCCGCTCCGCATTTTTAAGAAAACGGAATCGAGTCATATCGACTATTCACCGAATAAGAATTCAAATATTCAGAATCTGTTCCGTAAATCGTATGAAAACGAATTGAGGCATTTTATAGGTGCTGTTAGAGAAGGTGCACCGGTTATCTCTTCAGTTGACGAATCATTAACAAGAATGAAATTACTGGAAGCTCTCTACAAATCAGCAGAACATCAGAAGGAAATAAAACTCTAA
- a CDS encoding response regulator transcription factor: protein MKILLVDDEKDIVEFLEYNLQQEGFEVISAYDGQEAIEKLKHKPDLIILDILMPKMDGFETCQKIRGLSEFKNVPVIFLTAKSAEVDEIKGLNLGADDFIRKPISPKKLIARVKSNLRKSDSSSLDKRFEREISIGPLLINRENYTVSLEGKLIILPRKEFEILAFLAANPGKVYHRDKILSDVWGKDIYVVERTVDVHIRKIREKLGKHSNLIETIKGVGYRFKNLE, encoded by the coding sequence ATGAAAATATTACTGGTAGACGACGAAAAGGACATTGTTGAATTTCTTGAGTATAATCTTCAGCAGGAAGGCTTCGAAGTTATCTCGGCTTATGACGGGCAGGAAGCTATTGAAAAATTGAAACACAAGCCCGACCTGATCATACTGGACATATTGATGCCTAAGATGGATGGTTTCGAAACCTGTCAGAAAATACGCGGTCTAAGCGAATTCAAAAATGTCCCTGTAATTTTTTTAACCGCCAAATCGGCCGAAGTTGATGAGATTAAAGGCCTGAATCTCGGTGCCGATGATTTTATACGGAAACCAATCTCTCCCAAAAAATTAATAGCACGCGTTAAATCCAATCTCCGCAAAAGTGATTCATCCTCATTGGATAAGAGATTCGAACGTGAGATTAGCATTGGCCCGTTACTCATTAATCGGGAAAATTATACGGTCAGTCTTGAAGGCAAATTAATAATTCTTCCGCGAAAGGAATTTGAAATCCTGGCTTTCCTGGCGGCCAATCCCGGCAAAGTTTATCATCGCGATAAAATACTCTCCGATGTTTGGGGCAAAGATATTTATGTAGTTGAAAGAACGGTTGATGTGCATATCAGGAAGATAAGGGAAAAATTAGGTAAGCATTCCAATTTAATAGAAACAATTAAAGGAGTAGGTTATCGTTTCAAGAATCTGGAGTGA
- a CDS encoding ATP-binding protein: protein MIILLDLLFLLAFSILNDFEPDAFLISVLFSSLLTFLILLTIGSKRKNELTKIRNIIKGIRENSYSNTDEIKLGKHLVELENEIREMFFRTKNDISNLKKLEQVRTEFLGNVSHELRTPIFAIQGFLETLLDGAMYDNKVNRTFLQKANQHTHNLNNLLNDLIDISMIESGQMRMSFRYFDTNEFMSGIISEMKPLADSKKISLVFNRDPGNAKLFGDKEKIKQVMVNLIMNAIKYTEKGQVEIGVVDEGKRGKIYVKDTGIGISDSDLSRIFERFYRVDRDRSRQQGGTGLGLAISKHIIEAHGAKIDVKSRLGEGSTFTFSLKK, encoded by the coding sequence GTGATTATCCTGCTCGATCTTTTATTCCTTCTGGCTTTTTCAATTTTAAATGATTTTGAACCGGATGCTTTTTTAATCTCGGTTCTTTTTTCATCCCTTTTAACTTTTCTCATTCTTTTGACAATCGGCTCTAAAAGAAAAAATGAACTGACCAAAATCAGAAACATAATTAAAGGGATCAGAGAAAATTCTTATTCAAATACTGACGAAATTAAATTGGGAAAACACCTAGTTGAATTGGAAAATGAAATTAGAGAGATGTTTTTTAGAACAAAGAATGATATCTCAAATCTGAAAAAGCTTGAACAGGTTCGTACCGAGTTCCTCGGAAATGTCTCGCATGAATTGCGTACACCTATTTTTGCAATTCAGGGTTTTTTAGAAACACTGTTGGACGGTGCTATGTACGATAATAAAGTCAACCGCACCTTTCTTCAGAAAGCGAATCAGCATACTCATAACCTCAACAATCTTTTAAATGATCTGATCGATATTTCAATGATTGAATCCGGACAGATGAGAATGAGTTTCAGATACTTTGATACAAACGAATTTATGTCAGGTATAATTTCCGAGATGAAACCTCTTGCCGATAGTAAAAAGATTAGTCTGGTCTTTAACCGTGACCCCGGCAATGCAAAGCTTTTCGGGGATAAGGAAAAAATAAAACAGGTAATGGTCAACCTGATTATGAATGCAATTAAATATACGGAAAAAGGTCAGGTTGAAATTGGAGTTGTTGATGAGGGTAAAAGAGGAAAAATCTATGTTAAGGATACCGGTATTGGAATCTCTGATTCCGACCTGAGCAGAATATTTGAAAGATTTTACAGAGTTGATAGAGACAGATCCCGCCAACAGGGCGGTACCGGACTCGGACTGGCCATTTCCAAGCATATTATCGAAGCTCACGGTGCCAAAATTGATGTAAAGAGCAGATTAGGGGAAGGCAGCACTTTCACATTTTCACTTAAAAAGTAA
- the rplU gene encoding 50S ribosomal protein L21, with the protein MFAVVDIAGQQFKVTENKKYYVPRLEAAPDSEIVFDNVLLLSDDKTTKIGTPSVKGAKVHAKVLEHLKDDKVIVFKKKRIISYKRTRGHRQFLTRIEVTKIS; encoded by the coding sequence ATGTTTGCTGTTGTAGATATTGCCGGGCAACAGTTCAAGGTAACCGAAAACAAGAAGTATTATGTTCCCAGACTTGAAGCAGCACCCGATTCGGAAATAGTATTCGACAATGTTTTATTATTAAGCGATGATAAAACTACTAAAATAGGTACTCCCTCTGTTAAAGGAGCTAAAGTACACGCAAAAGTTCTCGAGCATCTTAAAGATGATAAAGTAATTGTTTTCAAGAAGAAAAGAATTATTTCTTATAAACGTACAAGAGGACACAGACAATTTTTAACAAGAATAGAAGTAACTAAGATATCTTAG
- the rpmA gene encoding 50S ribosomal protein L27: MAHKKGQGSSRNGRDSNPQYLGVKAYGGEKVSAGSILVRQKGTNFHPGKNVKKAGDHSLFAIVDGFVKFERKKNDRKFISVYETNA; this comes from the coding sequence ATGGCACATAAAAAAGGTCAAGGTTCATCACGTAATGGTAGGGACAGTAATCCCCAATATCTTGGTGTAAAAGCTTATGGCGGCGAAAAAGTCTCTGCCGGTTCTATTCTGGTCAGACAGAAGGGAACCAACTTTCATCCCGGAAAAAATGTAAAGAAAGCCGGCGATCATTCATTATTTGCTATTGTTGATGGATTTGTAAAATTCGAAAGGAAGAAGAACGACAGAAAATTCATCAGCGTTTACGAAACGAACGCATAA
- the mdh gene encoding malate dehydrogenase, whose product MSRKKIALIGGGQIGGVLTQLIAMKQLGDVVLYDIVEDLPQGKGLDIAEASRIDQFDVAVKGTNDYKDIEGSDLVIITAGLPRKPGMSRDDLLVTNAKIMQTVAENVKKYAPNSIIIVISNPLDAMVTLCQKVTGFATNKVIGQAGVLDSSRFSTFIAWELGVSVKDVNALVLGGHGDTMVPLVRYANINGIPVMELLERKYNDKAKAKEVMDAMVNRTKMAGGEVVKLLKTGSAFYSPASAAIAMAEAIIYDEKRVLPTCAFLNGEFGINGYYVGVPAVLGSGGAEKIIELTLNDEEKSLMDNSVKAVKELVADMERLGF is encoded by the coding sequence ATGTCAAGAAAAAAGATTGCCTTAATCGGCGGAGGACAAATTGGCGGCGTACTCACTCAATTGATTGCAATGAAACAACTGGGTGACGTAGTATTATATGATATAGTTGAAGACCTTCCTCAGGGGAAAGGACTGGATATTGCAGAAGCTTCCCGTATCGACCAGTTTGATGTGGCAGTGAAAGGGACAAATGATTATAAGGATATTGAAGGATCGGATCTAGTTATTATTACGGCAGGCTTACCCCGCAAGCCCGGAATGAGCCGTGATGATCTGCTAGTTACAAATGCAAAGATAATGCAGACGGTCGCAGAGAATGTTAAAAAGTATGCACCTAATTCGATTATCATTGTAATCTCCAACCCACTTGACGCGATGGTTACATTGTGCCAGAAGGTTACCGGCTTCGCGACAAATAAAGTAATCGGACAGGCAGGCGTTCTCGATTCATCCAGGTTCTCAACATTTATTGCATGGGAATTGGGAGTATCAGTAAAAGACGTAAACGCACTGGTACTTGGCGGACATGGCGATACAATGGTTCCGCTTGTCAGATACGCAAATATAAACGGTATACCGGTAATGGAGCTTCTTGAAAGAAAATACAACGATAAAGCTAAAGCCAAAGAAGTAATGGATGCTATGGTAAACAGAACAAAAATGGCCGGAGGAGAAGTTGTTAAGCTACTTAAAACCGGATCCGCTTTTTATTCACCGGCATCAGCTGCAATTGCTATGGCAGAAGCAATTATCTACGATGAGAAACGCGTATTACCAACCTGCGCGTTTTTGAACGGTGAATTCGGGATAAATGGCTATTACGTTGGTGTTCCGGCAGTCCTTGGATCAGGCGGTGCTGAAAAGATAATTGAACTTACACTTAATGACGAAGAGAAGAGTTTGATGGATAATTCTGTTAAAGCCGTCAAAGAACTTGTTGCAGATATGGAAAGACTCGGTTTTTGA
- a CDS encoding ATP-binding protein: MPDKTYIKEVSSDADLLPELDHFIINIAQEAGLPEDKFNNLSLSFSEAVSNSIVHGNKNNSDKKVKITVNIDSEKMTIIIKDQGNGFDLAKVPDPTKPENILKDSGRGIHIMKSFLDNLSYRFTPEGTETILTISLSE; the protein is encoded by the coding sequence TTGCCAGATAAAACTTACATAAAGGAAGTTTCAAGTGATGCCGATTTATTACCCGAATTGGATCATTTCATAATAAATATAGCTCAAGAGGCAGGATTACCGGAGGATAAATTTAATAATCTCTCCCTTTCATTCTCAGAAGCTGTTTCTAACAGTATTGTACATGGCAACAAAAATAATTCCGATAAAAAAGTAAAAATTACCGTCAACATCGATTCAGAAAAGATGACAATAATAATTAAGGACCAAGGGAACGGGTTTGATCTCGCAAAAGTACCCGACCCAACCAAACCCGAGAACATCCTGAAAGACAGCGGCAGAGGAATACATATCATGAAATCATTTCTTGATAACCTCAGTTACAGATTTACACCTGAGGGAACAGAGACAATTCTAACCATCTCCTTAAGCGAATAA
- a CDS encoding MBL fold metallo-hydrolase has translation MEIQFIGAARTVTGSMHLIRTTNSTFLLDCGLYQGKRKEAFEINRRFEYFEPAEIDFVILSHAHIDHAGNIPTLVKNGFKGEIFSTFATYDLCTIMLKDSAHVQEKDVEFVNKRRKKKKQNPFELLYDQEDVIKALSQFVGVNYHHQVEIRPGIKLTFYDAGHILGSSIVFLSIKENGTITNLSFSGDLGRPNLPILRDPEKIPNPEYFICESTYGGRDHDNPENAEDNLASVVSRGIERKSKLIIPAFSVGRTQEIVYALNRIFESKKAERIPVFVDSPLAVNATEIFRQHPECFDLETSRFLIQNEDPFGFNKLKYITSVEDSKKLNDAAGPCIIISSSGMCEAGRIQHHLANNIENPANIILMVGYSAVNTLGRKIIDRQETVNIFGDEYKLNAEVITMDSFSAHADRHELLGYCSQLDKSRMQNIFLVHGEMDQQELFKSGLHSLGFNDVTIPVPGETINI, from the coding sequence ATGGAAATACAATTCATAGGAGCCGCAAGAACAGTTACAGGATCAATGCACCTGATCCGGACAACCAATTCAACTTTTCTTCTCGATTGCGGTTTATACCAGGGTAAGAGGAAAGAAGCATTCGAGATTAACCGTCGATTCGAATATTTTGAACCGGCGGAAATTGATTTCGTAATACTTTCTCATGCCCACATCGATCATGCCGGGAATATTCCTACACTGGTGAAAAACGGATTTAAAGGGGAAATCTTTTCAACTTTCGCCACCTACGATTTATGCACAATTATGCTTAAAGACAGCGCACATGTCCAGGAAAAAGATGTTGAGTTTGTCAATAAAAGGAGGAAGAAAAAGAAACAGAATCCTTTTGAATTATTATATGACCAGGAAGATGTAATAAAAGCCCTGAGCCAGTTTGTCGGGGTTAACTATCACCACCAGGTTGAAATAAGACCCGGGATAAAACTGACATTTTACGACGCCGGCCATATACTCGGTTCATCTATTGTATTTCTATCGATCAAGGAGAACGGAACAATTACAAACCTCAGCTTTTCAGGAGATCTAGGGAGACCGAACCTGCCGATTTTGAGAGACCCTGAAAAAATTCCCAACCCCGAATACTTTATTTGCGAAAGTACATACGGCGGAAGAGATCACGACAATCCGGAAAATGCGGAGGATAATTTGGCTTCGGTTGTATCCAGAGGAATTGAGAGGAAATCTAAATTAATTATTCCTGCTTTCAGCGTTGGGCGGACTCAGGAAATTGTTTATGCTCTGAACAGAATATTTGAATCTAAAAAAGCTGAAAGAATACCGGTCTTTGTAGACAGTCCTCTTGCAGTTAATGCCACAGAAATATTCAGACAACATCCCGAATGCTTTGATCTGGAAACCAGCAGATTTCTTATTCAAAATGAGGATCCGTTCGGTTTTAATAAGCTGAAATATATTACCTCAGTAGAGGACTCGAAGAAATTGAATGATGCTGCCGGACCGTGCATTATTATTTCCAGTTCCGGAATGTGTGAGGCAGGGCGAATTCAGCACCATCTCGCGAATAATATCGAAAATCCCGCAAATATAATTTTGATGGTGGGTTATTCTGCTGTTAATACACTCGGAAGGAAGATAATTGACAGGCAGGAGACCGTAAATATATTCGGGGATGAGTATAAGCTTAACGCCGAAGTAATAACGATGGATTCTTTCAGTGCACATGCCGACCGGCACGAATTACTCGGATATTGTTCACAACTGGATAAAAGTCGTATGCAGAATATTTTTCTGGTTCACGGCGAAATGGATCAGCAGGAGTTATTCAAATCCGGTTTACATAGTCTAGGTTTTAATGACGTTACTATTCCGGTGCCGGGAGAAACGATTAATATTTAG
- a CDS encoding AI-2E family transporter translates to MTLSEKQFGLLKNITLIIVCLVIFIYLSFLLAEIIAMLVVSLLIAMIFNPVVDFLERRGLPRFVSVLAVFVLSGLLIFSALSFLMPKIVNQFNSLGIALTPQNMESVIKDLEETLKSFFPFLNSVNFADRIITFIQNIIYGWVNNLSNILYSLVSIIAILVIVPFMTFFLLKDNTRIIKGIVNIMPNKYFEVSYSVIRKISNQLSRFVRGWILDAFLVGLMSGVGLALLGIENAASIGFIAGVGHLIPYFGPVIGGIPAIVISIIQFGNFAMLPNILLLFIIVYTLDNGFIQPNIFSKNTDLHPLVIIILILIGSKALGIFGMLLAVPAATVIKTAAREIYFGYKKYRIIRS, encoded by the coding sequence TTATCATTTCTACTGGCCGAAATAATCGCAATGCTTGTAGTATCATTATTGATTGCGATGATATTCAATCCTGTAGTTGATTTTCTTGAGAGGAGAGGTCTGCCCCGCTTCGTTTCTGTTCTTGCGGTTTTTGTATTATCAGGATTGCTTATTTTCAGCGCCCTGTCGTTTTTAATGCCTAAGATTGTAAATCAATTCAATTCACTCGGAATCGCGCTCACACCGCAAAATATGGAGTCGGTTATTAAAGATCTGGAAGAAACTCTTAAATCTTTTTTCCCGTTTCTGAATTCTGTTAATTTTGCTGACCGCATAATAACATTCATACAGAATATAATTTACGGCTGGGTAAATAATCTGAGCAATATTCTTTACAGTTTAGTCTCAATTATTGCGATACTTGTAATTGTGCCATTCATGACTTTTTTTCTGCTTAAGGATAATACAAGGATAATAAAGGGAATTGTAAATATAATGCCGAATAAATATTTCGAAGTCTCCTATTCGGTAATCCGTAAAATCTCCAATCAATTAAGCAGATTTGTGAGAGGATGGATACTTGACGCATTTCTAGTAGGACTTATGAGTGGAGTGGGACTTGCTCTATTAGGAATAGAGAATGCCGCATCAATTGGATTTATAGCAGGAGTTGGACATTTAATTCCCTACTTCGGGCCAGTAATTGGAGGAATTCCCGCAATTGTAATATCCATAATTCAATTTGGAAATTTTGCGATGCTGCCGAACATATTGCTGCTCTTTATTATAGTATATACGCTTGACAACGGTTTTATTCAACCGAACATTTTCTCGAAGAATACCGACCTTCACCCATTAGTAATTATCATATTAATTTTAATCGGAAGCAAAGCGCTTGGAATTTTCGGAATGCTGCTTGCAGTACCTGCCGCAACCGTAATAAAGACCGCCGCCCGTGAAATCTACTTCGGATACAAAAAGTATCGAATAATCCGGTCCTAA